A genomic segment from Aegilops tauschii subsp. strangulata cultivar AL8/78 chromosome 1, Aet v6.0, whole genome shotgun sequence encodes:
- the LOC109745977 gene encoding acetylserotonin O-methyltransferase 1-like has protein sequence MEPPVRAEDEAMSTEELLQAQTDLYHHSLAYIKSMALGAATELSVADAIHGRGGAITLSDLAAATGVHPTKVQHFGRLMRALTVTGVFTSEEKEGGGGALYKLTRISRLLLGVGKRRLSPMVRMLVSEVSFTTPMSICEWITTETPARAMFEAHFGSTQNGLWEKDDAYGAPFYSAMAADSRLVMEVLLRECSSVFEAVAGSLVDVGGGSGGVVAAAIATAFPHIKCSVLDLPNVVAAADDTTNVQFVSGDMFDYIPPADAVLLKWILHDWEDQDCVKILRKCREAIRTRGAGGKVIIIDFVVGAGSCKETETQVLFDLYMMMENGAERDEQEWSKIFFEAGFSDYKIMPVLGARSLIQVFP, from the exons ATGGAGCCTCCAGTGAGAGCTGAAGACGAGGCGATGAGCACGGAGGAGCTGCTCCAAGCCCAGACGGATCTCTACCACCACTCCCTAGCCTACATCAAATCTATGGCGCTCGGTGCCGCCACAGAACTCAGCGTCGCCGACGCCATCCACGGCCGTGGCGGTGCCATCACCTTGTCTGACCTTGCGGCCGCGACCGGCGTCCACCCGACGAAAGTCCAACACTTCGGGCGGCTGATGCGCGCGCTTACCGTCACTGGTGTCTTCACCTCGGAAGAAAAAGAAGGCGGTGGTGGTGCCCTGTACAAGCTCACTCGGATTTCACGCCTCCTTCTCGGAGTCGGCAAGCGTCGGCTCTCCCCGATGGTGCGTATGCTTGTCAGCGAGGTCAGTTTCACTACTCCCATGAGCATCTGCGAGTGGATCACCACTGAGACGCCGGCCAGGGCCATGTTCGAGGCCCATTTTGGCTCTACGCAAAATGGGTTGTGGGAGAAGGACGACGCGTATGGTGCCCCCTTCTACTCAGCAATGGCTGCGGACAGCCGTCTCGTCATGGAGGTTCTGCTGAGAGAGTGCAGCAGCGTCTTTGAGGCCGTTGCCGGCTCACTTGtcgatgtcggcggcggcagcggaggagTCGTGGCTGCCGCCATTGCCACAGCGTTCCCTCACATCAAGTGCTCCGTGCTGGACCTCCCCAACGTGGTAGCCGCGGCTGACGACACCACCAACGTGCAGTTTGTCTCCGGCGATATGTTTGACTACATTCCACCAGCGGATGCCGTTCTACTCAAG TGGATTTTGCATGACTGGGAAGACCAAGACTGCGTCAAGATACTGCGCAAGTGCAGAGAGGCCATCCGCACAAGAGGTGCTGGGGGGAAGGTGATTATAATCGATTTCGTCGTCGGTGCTGGTTCTTGCAAGGAGACGGAGACACAGGTTCTGTTTGATCTTTACATGATGATGGAGAATGGGGCTGAGCGGGACGAGCAAGAGTGGAGCAAGATTTTCTTTGAAGCTGGATTTAGTGACTACAAGATCATGCCAGTCTTAGGCGCTCGTTCACTCATTCAAGTATTCCCATGA